The genomic window GGTCATGCCCGCGTCGTCCAGCGGCGCGGCGGGCTTCATCGCGAAGTCCTGGACCCAGCGCATGCGTACGCCGTCGGGCTGCTGGGCGTACTCCCAGCGGATGTCCATATGGGCGAAGGGCCCGGTCTCCACCCGGTGGGCCGTGACGGTGCGGGTCGCCTCGTCCGCGGTCCGCTCGGAGACCCAGCTCCACACCGTGCCGTTCTCGTCGGGGTGCAGGGCGAGCCGGAAGGTGACCGTGGCGCCGTCGCGGTCCAGGATCTCCGCCGAGGCGTACTCGCTGAACAGGCGCGGCCAGGAGGCCACGTCGTTGGTCATCGACCACACGAGGTCCATCGGCGCGTCGATGGTGATCTGGTTGTCGGTGTGGCCCGCCATCAGACCTGCACCTCCGCGAGCCGGGCGTTCACGTAGGCCACGGCCTCGCGCGGTGTCTGCCGGTGCTCCAGGTCGCCGTCGGGGATCTGGATGCCGTACTCGCGCTCGATGCGGGTCGCGGTCTCCAGCAGCGCCAGCGAGTCGTAGCCCAGGTCCGCGAGCCGGGTGTCGGCGATGTCGCCGTCCAGGTCGGTCTGTTCGTCGACGCCGGCGCCCGCGCGCAGGATGCGTTTCAGGTCGTCCAGGGTGAACTCGGCCATCTCCAGCCGCCTTTCGTCCGGTGTGGGAGGTACGGATCACGTGGTGCGGTCGGTGAGATCGGTGAGATCGGTGAGATCGGCGAGATCGGTGCGGTCGCCGGCGCCCAGGAGGAGCGCGGAGGTGAACCCGCCGTGCCCGCGGGCGAGTACGAGAGCGGTGCGCGGCGCGGTCTGCCGCGGCCGGTCCAGCACGAGGTCGATCTCGCAGCCGGGCGCCGGCCTGCCGAGCCCGGCGGTGTGCGGGACCACGCCGCCGCTCAGGGCGAGCAGCGCGGTGACCGCGTCGAGGGCGGCGCCACCCGCGTAGAGGCGGCCGGTGAGGGTCTTGGGCGCGGTGACCGGCACCGCGCCCGCGCCGAAGACCTCGGTGATGGCCCGCGCCTCGGCGAGGTCCTGCGCCGGCACGCCGGAGGCGTCGGCGAAGACGACGTCGACCTCCGATGCCCCGGCCCCTGCGTCGGCGAGGGCCCGGCGGATCACCGCGGCGAGCACCGGCGGGCGGCCGGAACCGGGTGCCGGGTCGAACCCGGAGGCGTAGCCGAGCAGCCGGCCGTAGGAGGGTGCGCCGCGCTCGCGCGCCGAGTCGGCGCTCTCCACCACCAGCAACGCCCCGCCCTCGCCCGGCACATAGCCGGAGGCGGCCGCGTCGAACGGCAGATAGGCGCGGGCCGGGTCGTCCACGGTGGAGAGACCGCCGGACGACAACTGCGCCACCAGCCCGTACGGGCACAGGGAGGCGTCCGTGCCGCCGCTGAGCACCAGCCGGGAGCCGGTGTTCAGCAGCCGGCGTGCCTGGCCGAGCGCGTCGAGCCCGCCGGCCTGCTCGCAGCAGAGCACTCCGCACGGGCCGCGCATGCCGTGCCGGATGGACACCTGCCCGGTCGTCGCCGCGTAGAACCAGGCGATGGACTGGTACGCGCCGACCCAGGACGGCCCTTTCCGGTAGAGCCGTTCCATCTCGTGCTGGCCGAACTCGGTGCCGCCGGAGGAGCTCGCGGTCACCACGGCCATCTCGTACTCGGGCAGCGTCGCCGGGTCGGCGCGCGCGTCCCCGAGCGCCGCTTCGGCCGCCGCCAGCGCGAAGTGCGTGAACCGGTCGGTCTGCGGGACGAGGCGTCCGGGCACCTCCTCCCCGGCATCGAATCCGGGCACCTCGCCGGCCACCTGCACGGGGTAGCCGGAGGGGTCGAACCGGGTGATCCGACCGAGACCGCTCTTGCCCGCGAGTACCGAATCCCAGTGCCGGCCCGCACCGATGCCGGTCGGCGCGACCACGCCGACCCCGGTGACCACGGCCGCGGCGCGACGGTCCGCGCGGATGCCCGTGGCGCTCATGCCGCCTCCCGGACGGTCCGGGGGCGGCCGAGCACCATGGCGCTCTGGAAACCGCCGAATCCGCTGCCGACGCTGAGCACCCGCTCCATGGGGTGTTCCCGCGCCGTCACCGGCACGTAGTCCAGATCGCACTCGGGATCGGGCACCGACAGATTGGCGGTCGGCGGGACGACCTGGTGGCGCAGGGCCAGGGCACAGGCCGCGATCTCCAGGGAGCCGATGGCACCGAGCGAGTGCCCGATCATCGACTTGA from Streptomyces sp. FIT100 includes these protein-coding regions:
- a CDS encoding ketosynthase chain-length factor gives rise to the protein MSATGIRADRRAAAVVTGVGVVAPTGIGAGRHWDSVLAGKSGLGRITRFDPSGYPVQVAGEVPGFDAGEEVPGRLVPQTDRFTHFALAAAEAALGDARADPATLPEYEMAVVTASSSGGTEFGQHEMERLYRKGPSWVGAYQSIAWFYAATTGQVSIRHGMRGPCGVLCCEQAGGLDALGQARRLLNTGSRLVLSGGTDASLCPYGLVAQLSSGGLSTVDDPARAYLPFDAAASGYVPGEGGALLVVESADSARERGAPSYGRLLGYASGFDPAPGSGRPPVLAAVIRRALADAGAGASEVDVVFADASGVPAQDLAEARAITEVFGAGAVPVTAPKTLTGRLYAGGAALDAVTALLALSGGVVPHTAGLGRPAPGCEIDLVLDRPRQTAPRTALVLARGHGGFTSALLLGAGDRTDLADLTDLTDLTDRTT
- a CDS encoding acyl carrier protein; translation: MAEFTLDDLKRILRAGAGVDEQTDLDGDIADTRLADLGYDSLALLETATRIEREYGIQIPDGDLEHRQTPREAVAYVNARLAEVQV